Proteins found in one Nocardia brasiliensis ATCC 700358 genomic segment:
- a CDS encoding alpha/beta fold hydrolase — protein sequence MRTSSTFAVPAARRATVAADDGVALAVYEYGPRQAELTVVLVHGHCLRSESWTDVRDALLRRYAGARVVCYDHRGHGDSAIAPRQTYRLEQLGHDLSRVLDAVAPYGPVVLVGHSMGGMTVLTYLSQRPHVIGTRVAGVALVATAASGLADAGFGRLLRNPVISVFQAAVRRAPRLMQRAKLVACRVFAPVVRAAEFGDRKVSPRVLALANAMHNQTPIVTMASFLSAFMVYDQTDALALLSKIPTLVLCGTADLMTPPAHSVAMAAAVEYADLVLVEGAGHSVILEQPNQVAAALERLLTRTGGTVRIRGAHLTLVA from the coding sequence ATGCGCACCTCGAGCACCTTCGCCGTCCCGGCCGCGCGGCGTGCCACGGTGGCGGCCGATGACGGTGTGGCCCTTGCGGTGTACGAGTACGGACCGCGGCAGGCGGAACTCACCGTGGTGCTGGTGCACGGGCATTGCCTGCGGTCGGAGTCGTGGACCGACGTGCGCGACGCGCTGCTGCGCCGGTACGCCGGTGCCCGGGTGGTCTGCTACGACCATCGTGGCCACGGCGACTCGGCGATCGCGCCGCGGCAGACCTACCGGCTCGAGCAACTCGGCCACGACCTGAGCCGGGTGCTCGACGCGGTGGCGCCCTACGGTCCGGTCGTCCTGGTCGGTCACTCGATGGGCGGCATGACCGTCCTGACCTACCTCAGCCAGCGTCCGCACGTGATCGGTACCCGCGTCGCCGGGGTCGCGCTCGTCGCGACCGCGGCCAGCGGGCTCGCCGACGCGGGTTTCGGCCGTCTGCTGCGCAATCCGGTGATCTCGGTCTTCCAGGCCGCGGTGCGGCGGGCGCCGCGGCTGATGCAGCGCGCGAAGTTGGTGGCCTGCAGGGTGTTCGCGCCGGTGGTCCGGGCCGCCGAGTTCGGCGATCGCAAGGTGAGTCCGCGGGTGCTCGCGCTGGCCAACGCGATGCACAACCAGACGCCGATCGTGACGATGGCGAGTTTCCTGAGCGCCTTCATGGTCTACGACCAGACCGACGCGCTCGCGCTGCTCTCGAAGATTCCCACCCTGGTGCTGTGCGGCACCGCCGATCTGATGACCCCGCCCGCGCATTCCGTCGCGATGGCCGCGGCCGTCGAGTACGCGGATCTGGTGCTGGTCGAGGGCGCCGGGCACTCGGTGATTCTGGAGCAGCCGAACCAGGTCGCCGCGGCACTCGAACGCCTGCTGACCCGGACGGGTGGGACCGTCCGGATCCGCGGCGCGCACCTCACTCTCGTCGCCTAG
- a CDS encoding tRNA-dependent cyclodipeptide synthase, with protein MTTTTLLSASHKAAYDLRSDGITTDGRSTVLLVSVGADYHEGEKLAATIDLINRSNFGRVSIAVADTLQRHNLSGGTDIDRHARARIAGDEWIARNSTLLDRIDCPTNVLRWDFALSHPRYGDLYDAVEHAYETDEPYRHAIDSTIDRFIERRLSREPDVDQESVRKACRAYLLEECPIIMPLWAHEGFDFVIYPQRISAAMGRTRELFVVPEHPDRVAWLPLRFKKRKSALHGAREEQ; from the coding sequence ATGACCACCACCACGCTGCTCTCCGCGTCGCACAAGGCCGCCTACGATCTGCGCTCCGACGGCATCACCACCGACGGCCGCTCCACGGTGCTGCTGGTCAGCGTCGGTGCGGACTATCACGAGGGTGAAAAGCTCGCGGCGACAATAGATCTGATCAACAGGTCGAACTTCGGCCGGGTCTCGATCGCCGTCGCGGACACGCTGCAACGGCACAACCTCAGCGGCGGCACCGATATCGACCGGCACGCCCGGGCCCGCATCGCCGGTGACGAATGGATCGCCCGCAACAGCACCCTGCTGGACCGGATCGACTGCCCCACCAACGTGCTGCGCTGGGACTTCGCCCTGTCGCACCCACGCTACGGTGATCTGTACGACGCGGTCGAGCACGCCTACGAGACCGACGAACCGTACCGGCACGCGATCGACAGCACCATCGACCGCTTTATCGAGCGCCGGCTCAGCCGGGAGCCCGACGTCGATCAGGAGTCGGTCCGGAAAGCTTGCCGCGCATATCTTTTGGAGGAATGCCCGATCATCATGCCGCTGTGGGCGCACGAGGGCTTCGATTTCGTGATCTACCCGCAACGCATCTCGGCGGCGATGGGGCGGACCCGCGAACTGTTCGTCGTGCCGGAGCATCCGGACCGGGTCGCTTGGCTCCCTTTGCGTTTCAAGAAACGGAAGTCGGCGTTGCACGGCGCGAGGGAGGAACAGTGA
- a CDS encoding MFS transporter: MTTVEIPARRRVVGFGGLAVASFLGCIDLTIVTTALPTIGDDLHAGPSNTELTLGVFLMALSMFMVTAGRVADRFGRRRVLLFGLALFVIASVGAAAAWSIGALIVARFVQGAACAVLYTSTSTLVESLFPQGDRGKAIGWLYSVNGLGLAIGPVLGGLLVPSLGWQSIFWINLPLGLAALAAIAFAVPPSVPDKTGGTDWPGQVAVAFAVVSAVGIFVLGDLRGFSSPWVLVAAVVLVAAVAGGIVVERRAANPLIDPALFGKRRFVAAIVSDFALGLFYASALLVIPTYLTQGRDFDVRQAGFLLLLVSGTLALSSPVAGRFVDRFGPPALLPWGFGLLALAGLGIAVAAFGDGLALLLVALVLFGAGWALVLGPATVLAISSVEPTRTGFAVGASWTFHNLGGAIGAAVATVAFGNVGLAVSGAVGDATGRVAALIATTSVVAAIAVLILTRGRTETPSELVASSEPVPVEAGTA, from the coding sequence GTGACGACCGTCGAGATTCCCGCGCGGCGCCGGGTCGTCGGGTTCGGCGGACTCGCGGTGGCGTCGTTCCTCGGCTGCATCGACCTGACGATCGTCACCACCGCGTTGCCCACCATCGGCGACGATCTGCACGCGGGTCCGTCGAATACCGAACTGACGCTCGGCGTTTTCCTGATGGCGCTGTCGATGTTCATGGTGACGGCGGGCCGGGTCGCGGACCGCTTCGGGCGGCGGCGGGTGCTGTTGTTCGGGCTCGCGCTGTTTGTAATCGCGTCGGTGGGCGCGGCCGCGGCGTGGTCGATCGGTGCCCTGATCGTCGCGCGCTTCGTCCAGGGCGCGGCCTGCGCGGTGCTGTACACGAGCACCTCGACGTTGGTGGAATCGCTCTTCCCACAGGGGGATCGGGGTAAGGCGATCGGCTGGCTTTACTCGGTGAACGGGCTCGGCCTGGCCATCGGGCCGGTGCTCGGCGGCCTGCTGGTGCCGAGCCTGGGCTGGCAATCGATCTTCTGGATCAACCTGCCGCTGGGCTTGGCCGCGCTCGCCGCCATCGCCTTCGCGGTGCCGCCGAGCGTGCCGGACAAGACCGGCGGGACGGACTGGCCGGGGCAGGTGGCGGTCGCCTTCGCCGTCGTCTCGGCGGTCGGTATCTTCGTGCTCGGCGACCTGCGCGGGTTCTCGTCGCCGTGGGTTCTCGTCGCGGCCGTCGTGCTCGTCGCCGCGGTCGCCGGCGGGATCGTCGTGGAACGCCGCGCGGCGAATCCGCTGATCGACCCTGCGCTGTTCGGCAAGCGCCGATTCGTCGCCGCGATCGTCTCGGACTTCGCGCTGGGTCTGTTCTACGCGTCCGCGCTGCTGGTGATCCCGACCTATCTCACCCAGGGCCGGGATTTCGACGTGCGGCAGGCGGGTTTCCTGCTGCTGCTGGTCAGCGGGACGCTGGCGCTCTCGTCCCCGGTCGCGGGGCGGTTCGTCGATCGCTTCGGGCCACCTGCGTTGCTGCCGTGGGGTTTCGGGCTGCTGGCCTTGGCCGGGCTCGGTATCGCGGTGGCGGCGTTCGGCGACGGGTTGGCGCTGCTCTTGGTCGCGCTGGTGCTGTTCGGCGCGGGCTGGGCGTTGGTGCTCGGCCCGGCGACCGTGCTCGCGATCTCGTCCGTCGAACCGACCCGCACCGGGTTCGCGGTCGGCGCCTCGTGGACGTTCCACAACCTGGGCGGCGCGATCGGCGCGGCGGTCGCCACCGTGGCCTTCGGCAACGTCGGCCTGGCCGTGTCGGGTGCGGTCGGCGACGCGACCGGGCGGGTGGCCGCGTTGATCGCGACCACCAGCGTGGTCGCGGCGATCGCGGTGTTGATTCTGACCCGCGGGCGGACCGAGACACCGTCGGAACTCGTCGCGTCCTCCGAGCCTGTTCCGGTCGAGGCGGGCACCGCATAG
- a CDS encoding 2OG-Fe(II) oxygenase: MLDTTRQGFDRASLTALLNGDVHAVRLSGFVRPDALEHLRKAFVGRQDHGPLATDPQFRRIGHAFSETSTDSGRAQYFEHARDNIERLREIAAPYSYPADDLRLLLDEIWPSGASLLRQDGQAFFAGVARYQLAGVDLEPHTDNVSRNLPADFAVRITRQLSVNVYLDVPDQGGELEIWDDYPDEHEYRDRSGDRVYGINRAQVGEPALVITPRVGDAIFIDPRRVHAVAPSQDRPRITIGLFIGVSDPAAALKVWS; this comes from the coding sequence GTGTTGGACACCACCAGGCAGGGATTCGACCGTGCGTCCCTGACCGCACTGTTGAACGGAGACGTGCACGCCGTCCGGCTGTCGGGGTTCGTCCGGCCGGACGCGCTCGAACATCTGCGAAAGGCGTTCGTGGGCAGGCAGGACCACGGTCCGCTCGCCACCGACCCGCAGTTCCGCCGGATCGGTCACGCCTTCTCGGAGACCAGCACCGACAGCGGCCGGGCGCAGTACTTCGAGCACGCCCGGGACAATATCGAGCGCCTGCGCGAGATCGCCGCGCCGTATTCGTATCCCGCGGACGATCTTCGGCTGCTGCTCGACGAGATCTGGCCGTCCGGTGCGAGTCTGCTGCGCCAGGACGGGCAGGCTTTCTTCGCCGGTGTCGCGCGTTATCAACTCGCGGGGGTCGATCTCGAGCCGCATACCGACAACGTGAGCCGAAACCTGCCGGCGGACTTCGCGGTTCGGATCACGCGCCAGCTGTCGGTGAACGTCTATCTGGACGTGCCGGATCAGGGCGGGGAACTGGAGATCTGGGACGACTACCCGGACGAGCACGAGTACCGGGATCGTTCCGGCGACCGGGTGTACGGCATCAATCGGGCGCAGGTCGGCGAGCCCGCGCTGGTCATCACACCGCGGGTCGGCGACGCGATCTTCATCGATCCGCGCCGGGTGCACGCGGTCGCGCCGTCACAGGATCGCCCGCGCATCACCATCGGTTTGTTCATCGGTGTGAGCGATCCGGCTGCCGCGCTGAAGGTTTGGAGCTGA
- a CDS encoding TetR/AcrR family transcriptional regulator: MVESRTAVDGTDRRSQLLDRLADAIAEGGIEGVSIRDLAARANVSIGTVQYHFSTKTELLLSAWHHVRAQAAERFRQSGVADLAPADQLLGLTELLLSPTPDDRLTRVWLALVARATHDREIAALHRTQWRETEELLATVLARVNPARAAESSDAAAELLALLDGLAIATITEPTRISPERARRIARTWTHTWTAASG, encoded by the coding sequence ATGGTCGAAAGCCGCACTGCCGTCGACGGCACGGACCGGCGCAGCCAGCTGCTGGACCGGTTGGCCGACGCGATCGCCGAGGGCGGTATCGAAGGCGTCAGCATCCGCGATCTCGCCGCGCGCGCGAACGTCTCGATCGGCACGGTGCAGTACCACTTCTCGACGAAGACCGAACTGCTCCTCTCCGCGTGGCATCACGTGCGCGCCCAGGCCGCCGAACGGTTCCGGCAGTCCGGCGTCGCCGACCTCGCCCCCGCCGATCAGCTGCTCGGCCTCACCGAACTGCTGCTCAGCCCCACCCCCGACGACCGCCTCACCCGGGTGTGGTTGGCGCTCGTCGCCCGCGCCACCCACGACCGCGAGATCGCCGCCCTGCACCGCACCCAGTGGCGCGAAACCGAAGAGCTGCTGGCCACCGTCCTCGCCCGCGTCAACCCCGCCCGCGCCGCCGAATCCTCCGACGCCGCAGCCGAACTCCTCGCCCTCCTCGACGGCCTGGCCATCGCCACCATCACCGAACCCACCCGCATCTCCCCAGAACGAGCCCGCCGCATAGCCCGCACCTGGACCCACACCTGGACCGCCGCATCAGGCTGA
- a CDS encoding FecCD family ABC transporter permease, translated as MDLPSNQPLRWSGWLLAAAVLAAACLLSLIVGTKAIPLGEVWAALWGGDGSPDHLIVTEYRLPRTLLGLLAGLALGVAGCLMQGLTRNPLADPGLLGINAGAAFAITLAVAFLGVTQITAYVWFGFAGAALVSLVVYRLGTAGRQGSDPIRLTLAGVAVTAVLSGLTKGLILLNPKAFEEWRQWDSGSLTGRGYDVIGGAAPFIVVGLLAAVVAARSLNALALGDDLARSLGVHVGRSRLLTAVALTLLCGTATAAVGPITFVGLAVPHVARWIVGPDQRWIIAYSMLLAPILVLGSDVIGRIIIRPDEVPAGLVTAFVGAPVLIWLARRDRVSAA; from the coding sequence ATGGACCTGCCGAGCAACCAGCCCCTGCGCTGGTCAGGGTGGTTGTTGGCGGCGGCGGTGCTGGCTGCCGCGTGCCTGCTGAGCCTGATCGTGGGCACGAAAGCGATTCCGCTCGGGGAAGTCTGGGCCGCGCTCTGGGGCGGAGACGGCTCGCCCGATCACCTGATCGTGACCGAATACCGCCTGCCGCGCACCCTGCTCGGCCTGCTCGCCGGGCTCGCGCTGGGTGTCGCGGGCTGCCTGATGCAGGGACTCACCCGCAACCCCCTGGCCGATCCCGGCCTGCTCGGCATCAACGCGGGCGCGGCCTTCGCGATCACGCTCGCGGTCGCGTTCCTGGGCGTCACCCAGATCACGGCGTACGTCTGGTTCGGCTTCGCCGGGGCCGCCCTGGTATCGCTGGTGGTGTACCGGCTGGGCACCGCGGGCAGGCAGGGGTCGGATCCGATCCGCCTGACCCTGGCCGGCGTCGCGGTGACCGCGGTGCTCTCCGGCCTGACCAAGGGCCTGATCCTGTTGAACCCCAAGGCCTTCGAGGAGTGGCGGCAGTGGGATTCGGGTTCGCTGACCGGGCGCGGCTACGACGTCATCGGGGGCGCGGCGCCGTTCATCGTCGTCGGCTTGCTCGCCGCGGTGGTCGCCGCCCGCTCGCTGAACGCCCTCGCGCTCGGTGACGACCTCGCCCGTTCGCTCGGCGTGCACGTCGGGCGTTCCCGGCTGCTCACCGCGGTGGCGCTGACGCTGCTGTGCGGCACGGCAACCGCGGCGGTGGGGCCGATCACCTTCGTCGGGCTGGCGGTGCCGCACGTGGCGCGCTGGATCGTGGGCCCGGACCAGCGCTGGATCATCGCCTATTCGATGTTGCTCGCACCGATCCTGGTGCTCGGCTCGGATGTGATCGGCCGCATCATCATTCGGCCCGACGAGGTGCCCGCCGGCCTGGTGACCGCGTTCGTCGGTGCGCCGGTGCTGATCTGGCTGGCCCGGCGCGACCGGGTGAGTGCCGCGTGA
- a CDS encoding MBL fold metallo-hydrolase — MWKICQTCAVEHDAAAQLCRICADERQWMPADGQRWTTLAELVAAGHKVAMRELEPDLFGLTAEPQVGIGQESHLVRTPAGNLLWDVTGYVDEDAVRRVRELGEVVAIVPSHPHHYGVQVEWSRALGGVPVLVAEADLAWVARPDPVIRPWSGRLEVLPGLTLRQLGGHFPGSAVAHWAAGAGGQGVLFSADTIQANPDRKSVAFMRSYPNRIPLSPNVVERVTKVVEEFEFTRLYDNFGKTLDTDARTTIRTSAARYVSWVRGDHDHLT; from the coding sequence ATGTGGAAGATCTGCCAGACCTGCGCGGTGGAGCACGACGCCGCGGCGCAGCTCTGCCGTATCTGTGCGGACGAGCGGCAGTGGATGCCTGCCGACGGCCAGCGATGGACGACGCTGGCGGAACTGGTCGCGGCGGGGCACAAGGTGGCGATGCGTGAACTCGAACCGGACCTGTTCGGTTTGACGGCCGAGCCCCAGGTCGGCATCGGCCAGGAATCGCACCTGGTGCGCACGCCCGCGGGCAACCTGCTGTGGGACGTGACCGGCTACGTAGACGAGGACGCGGTGCGCCGGGTCCGGGAACTCGGTGAAGTCGTCGCCATCGTGCCGTCGCACCCGCACCATTACGGCGTGCAGGTGGAATGGAGCCGGGCCCTCGGCGGGGTGCCGGTCCTGGTCGCCGAGGCCGATCTGGCATGGGTCGCGCGCCCGGACCCGGTGATCCGCCCGTGGTCCGGGCGGCTGGAAGTGCTGCCCGGTCTGACTCTGCGCCAGCTCGGCGGGCACTTCCCGGGCAGTGCGGTCGCGCACTGGGCGGCCGGCGCGGGCGGGCAAGGCGTGCTGTTCAGCGCGGACACCATCCAGGCCAACCCGGATCGCAAGTCGGTAGCGTTCATGCGCAGTTATCCGAACCGGATTCCCTTGTCGCCCAACGTGGTAGAGCGCGTTACCAAGGTAGTCGAGGAGTTCGAGTTCACCCGCCTCTACGACAACTTCGGCAAAACGCTCGACACCGACGCCCGCACCACCATCCGCACCTCCGCTGCCCGCTACGTCTCCTGGGTCCGCGGCGACCACGACCACCTGACCTGA
- a CDS encoding FecCD family ABC transporter permease, translated as MVVLRAPRGFGARISVRTTLVCVVLLVAAFAVAVLALGTGDYVIPPDRVLRALLVGDNRFDRLVVWQWRFPRVVLALALGAALGLSGAILQSVTRNPLGSPDIVGFNTGAYTGALLVLLAVGGGHFQTALGALIGGLAAALVIQLLAFRNNVTGFRLIIIGIGVSAMLASVNTWLILRADLNSAMSAAAWGAGSLNGLSWPQVGPALILLGVLALLVIPAAPRLHVLELGDDLASSFGVRVGRTRLLLIVLSVALTAVATAVAGPIAFVALAAPQLGRRLARSPSTALAPAAAMGALLLIAGDWVAQRAFAPTQLPVGVVTVSIGGLYLAYLLVTEARRT; from the coding sequence ATGGTGGTGCTGCGCGCCCCGCGCGGGTTCGGCGCGCGCATCAGCGTGCGCACCACTCTCGTCTGCGTGGTGCTGCTGGTCGCCGCGTTCGCGGTGGCCGTACTCGCCCTCGGCACCGGCGATTACGTGATCCCGCCGGACCGGGTGCTCCGGGCCCTGTTGGTCGGGGACAACCGATTCGATCGGCTCGTGGTGTGGCAGTGGCGTTTTCCCCGCGTGGTTCTGGCCCTGGCACTGGGCGCGGCGCTGGGTCTCAGCGGCGCGATCCTGCAGTCGGTGACCCGGAACCCGCTGGGCAGCCCCGATATCGTCGGCTTCAACACCGGCGCCTACACCGGCGCGCTGCTGGTACTGCTCGCCGTCGGCGGCGGCCACTTCCAGACCGCTCTCGGTGCGCTGATCGGTGGTCTCGCGGCGGCCCTGGTCATTCAGCTGCTCGCGTTCCGCAACAACGTCACCGGCTTCCGGTTGATCATCATCGGTATCGGCGTCAGCGCGATGCTGGCCTCGGTGAACACCTGGCTCATCCTGCGCGCCGATCTGAACTCCGCGATGTCGGCCGCGGCCTGGGGCGCGGGCTCGTTGAACGGATTGTCCTGGCCGCAGGTGGGTCCCGCGCTCATCCTGCTGGGAGTGCTCGCGCTGCTCGTGATTCCGGCCGCACCGCGGCTGCATGTCCTGGAACTCGGTGACGATCTGGCGAGTTCGTTCGGCGTCCGGGTCGGGCGGACGCGGCTGCTGCTGATCGTGTTGAGCGTCGCGCTGACCGCGGTCGCCACCGCCGTCGCGGGGCCGATCGCGTTCGTCGCCCTCGCCGCACCGCAATTGGGCCGCCGGCTCGCCCGCAGCCCGTCGACCGCCCTCGCGCCGGCCGCGGCGATGGGCGCGCTGCTGCTGATCGCCGGTGACTGGGTCGCGCAGCGCGCGTTCGCGCCGACGCAGCTGCCCGTCGGCGTGGTGACCGTCTCGATCGGCGGCCTGTATCTGGCGTACCTGCTGGTGACCGAGGCACGGCGGACCTAG